One window from the genome of Oryza glaberrima chromosome 3, OglaRS2, whole genome shotgun sequence encodes:
- the LOC127767449 gene encoding mitogen-activated protein kinase 5 isoform X1, whose protein sequence is MDGAPVAEFRPTMTHGGRYLLYDIFGNKFEVTNKYQPPIMPIGRGAYGIVCSVMNFETREMVAIKKIANAFNNDMDAKRTLREIKLLRHLDHENIIGIRDVIPPPIPQAFNDVYIATELMDTDLHHIIRSNQELSEEHCQYFLYQILRGLKYIHSANVIHRDLKPSNLLLNANCDLKICDFGLARPSSESDMMTEYVVTRWYRAPELLLNSTDYSAAIDVWSVGCIFMELINRQPLFPGRDHMHQMRLITEVSELISVDTHTLNYATCSWVSSCWVHDQVIGTPTDDELGFIRNEDARKYMRHLPQYPRRTFASMFPRVQPAALDLIERMLTFNPLQRITVEEALDHPYLERLHDIADEPICLEPFSFDFEQKALNEDQMKQLIFNEAIEMNPNFRY, encoded by the exons ATGGACGGGGCGCCGGTGGCGGAGTTCAGGCCGACGATGACGCACGGCGGCCGGTACCTGCTCTACGACATCTTCGGGAACAAGTTCGAGGTGACGAACAAGTACCAGCCGCCCATCATGCCCATTGGCCGCGGCGCCTACGGGATCGTCTG CTCCGTGATGAACTTTGAGACGAGGGAGATGGTGGCGATAAAGAAGATCGCCAACGCGTTCAACAACGACATGGACGCCAAGCGCACGCTCCGGGAGATCAAGCTCCTCAGGCACCTCGACCACGAGAAC ATCATAGGCATCAGGGATGTGATCCCGCCGCCGATCCCTCAGGCGTTCAACGACGTCTACATCGCCACGGAGCTCATGGACACCGACCTCCATCACATCATCCGCTCCAACCAAGAACTGTCAGAAGAGCACTGCCAG TATTTCCTGTACCAGATCCTGCGGGGGCTCAAGTACATCCACTCAGCGAACGTGATCCACCGCGACCTGAAGCCGAGCAACCTGCTGCTGAACGCCAACTGCGACCTCAAGATCTGCGACTTCGGGCTGGCGCGGCCGTCGTCGGAGAGCGACATGATGACGGAGTACGTGGTCACCCGGTGGTACCGCGCGCCGGAGCTGCTGCTCAACTCCACCGACTACTCCGCCGCCATCGACGTCTGGTCCGTCGGCTGCATCTTCATGGAGCTCATCAACCGCCAGCCGCTCTTCCCCGGCAGGGACCACATGCACCAGATGCGCCTCATCACCGAGGTGAGTGAATTAATCAGCGTAGACACTCACACGCTGAATTATGCTACCTGTTCTTGGGTCTCATCGTGTTGGGTCCATGATCAGGTGATCGGGACGCCGACGGACGACGAGCTGGGGTTCATACGGAACGAGGACGCGAGGAAGTACATGAGGCACCTGCCGCAGTACCCGCGCCGGACGTTCGCGAGCATGTTCCCGCGGGTGCAGCCCGCCGCGCTCGACCTCATCGAGAGGATGCTCACCTTCAACCCGCTGCAGAGAATCACAG TTGAGGAGGCGCTCGATCATCCTTACCTAGAGAGATTGCACGACATCGCCGATGAGCCCATCTGCCTGGAGCCCTTCTCCTTCGACTTCGAGCAGAAGGCTCTAAACGAGGACCAAATGAAGCAGCTGATCTTCAACGAAGCGATCGAGATGAACCCAAACTTCCGGTATTAG
- the LOC127765988 gene encoding arogenate dehydratase 2-like, with protein MDSTACLRLPFLPARTRPSSSSSSSPRRAARASSIKCCAAASDAGASSASISSASPRRPDVVNGVGPAGVDGLAGPPVPVPDSPAPASRDLHWLPRPLTSADLMGVSGEGLKVAYQGCPGAYSEAAAKKAYPNCQTVPCEHFDTAFKAVENWLADRAVLPLENSLGGSIHRNFDLLLRHRLHIVGEVRLAVRHCLLANPGVKIENLKSAMSHPQALAQCEHTLTEFGIEHREAVDDTAGAAKTVAEQNLQDTGAIASSLAAELYGLNVLAENIQDDKDNVTRFMMLAREPIIPRTDKPFKTSIVFSLEEGPGQLFKALGVFALREINLTKIESRPHKKRPLRITDDSFSTPSKQFDYLFYMDLEASMADPKTQNALGNLKEFATFLRVLGSYPTDVNEA; from the exons atggattcCACGGCCTGCCTCCGCCTCCCGTTCCTCCCCGCCCGGacccgcccctcctcctcctcctcgtcgtctcccCGACGCGCCGCTCGCGCGTCCTCCATCAaatgctgcgccgccgcctccgacgccgGTGCCAGTTCGGCCTCCATCTCTTccgcgtcgccgcggcggccggacgTGGTGAACGGCGTGGGGCCCGCCGGCGTAGACGGCCTCGCGGGTCCGCCCGTGCCCGTACCGGactcccccgcccccgcctcccgTGATCTCCACTGGCTGCCTC GCCCTCTCACCAGCGCCGACCTGATGGGCGTCAGCGGGGAGGGGCTCAAGGTTGCCTACCAG GGTTGCCCTGGAGCGTACAGCGAGGCGGCAGCGAAGAAGGCGTACCCAAATTGCCAGACTGTGCCCTGTGAGCACTTCGATACTGCATTCAAG GCTGTTGAAAACTGGTTAGCTGACAGGGCAGTATTGCCACTTGAGAATTCATTGGGTGGTAGCATACATAGGAACTTTGACCTTTTACTTCGTCATAGATTGCACATTGTTGGAGAGGTCCGTCTTGCTGTTCGTCATTGCCTGTTAGCCAATCCCGGTGTCAAGATTGAAAACTTGAAAAGTGCAATGAGCCATCCCCAG GCTCTTGCACAATGTGAGCACACATTGACAGAGTTCGGAATTGAACATAGAGAAGCTGTTGATGATACTGCTGGTGCAGCAAAG ACTGTAGCAGAACAAAATCTCCAAGATACCGGTGCGATTGCCAGTTCACTGGCAGCTGAACTTTATGGACTGAATGTTCTTGCTGAAAATATTCAG GATGACAAAGATAATGTTACCCGTTTTATGATGCTGGCTCGAGAACCAATTATACCTCGCACCGATAAACCATTCAAG ACTAGCATAGTCTTTTCACTTGAAGAAGGACCTGGGCAACTCTTTAAGGCACTTGGGGTGTTTGCACTGAGGGAAATCAACCTAACCAAG ATAGAAAGCCGCCCACACAAGAAAAGGCCTCTTCGTATAACTGACGACAGCTTTTCCACACCGTCAAA GCAGTTTGACTACCTCTTCTATATGGACCTTGAGGCATCAATGGCTGATCCAAAAACTCAGAATGCTCTTGGAAATTTGAAG GAGTTTGCAACCTTTTTAAGAGTCCTTGGAAGCTATCCTACAGATGTAAATGAAGCTTAA
- the LOC127767452 gene encoding L-ascorbate peroxidase 1, cytosolic — MAKNYPVVSAEYQEAVEKARQKLRALIAEKSCAPLMLRLAWHSAGTFDVSSKTGGPFGTMKTPAELSHAANAGLDIAVRMLEPIKEEIPTISYADFYQLAGVVAVEVSGGPAVPFHSGREDKPAPPPEGRLPDATKGSDHLRQVFSAQMGLSDQDIVALSGGHTLGRCHKERSGFEGPWTRNPLQFDNSYFTELLSGDKEGLLQLPSDKALLSDPAFRPLVEKYAADEKAFFEDYKEAHLKLSELGFADA; from the exons ATGGCGAAGAACTACCCCGTCGTGAGCGCCGAGTACCAGGAGGCCGTCGAGAAGGCCAGGCAGAAGCTGCGCGCCCTCATCGCCGAGAAGAGCTGCGCCCCTCTCATGCTCCGCCTCGC GTGGCACTCGGCGGGGACGTTCGACGTGTCGTCGAAGACCGGGGGCCCGTTCGGGACGATGAAGACCCCGGCGGAGCTGTCGCACGCCGCCAACGCGGGGCTGGACATCGCGGTGCGGATGCTCGAGCCCATCAAGGAGGAGATACCCACCATCTCCTACGCCGATTTCTACCAG CTTGCCGGAGTTGTGGCCGTCGAGGTGTCCGGTGGACCTGCCGTCCCCTTCCACTCAGGAAGGGAG GACAAACCTGCACCCCCACCTGAGGGCCGTCTTCCTGATGCTACCAAGG GTTCTGACCACCTAAGGCAGGTCTTCAGTGCGCAGATGGGCTTGAGTGATCAGGACATTGTTGCCCTCTCTGGCGGTCACACCCTG GGAAGGTGCCACAAGGAAAGATCTGGTTTTGAGGGACCTTGGACAAGAAACCCTCTGCAGTTTGACAACTCTTACTTCAC GGAGCTTCTGAGTGGTGACAAGGAGGGCCTTCTTCAGCTTCCTAGTGACAAAGCCCTGCTGAGTGACCCTGCCTTCCGCCCACTCGTCGAGAAATATGCTGCA GATGAGAAGGCTTTCTTTGAAGACTACAAGGAGGCCCACCTCAAGCTCTCCGAACTGGG GTTCGCTGATGCTTAA
- the LOC127765207 gene encoding E3 ubiquitin-protein ligase SIRP1-like — protein sequence MRRVGQPRHARAFTPLLWCRSLTTAALCFGRRRQSSAISPQSTGSGSLDVEGMALADYFFGPELDDLMQWLGDGDVGRKGTLPTKKEAREAMPTVEVTAGHSASAFATASTVCREDYAAGEHATGTPYRHRFHASALCHG from the coding sequence ATGCGTCGCGTCGGCCAGCCGCGCCACGCCCGCGCCTTCACCCCACTGTTGTGGTGTCGTTCCCTCACCACCGCCGCACTATGCTTCGGCCGCCGTCGTCAATCCTCCGCCATCAGTCCCCAATCCACTGGCAGCGGAAGCCTGGATGTTGAGGGCATGGCGCTGGCTGACTACTTCTTCGGCCCCGAGCTGGACGACTTGATGCAGTGgctgggcgacggcgacgtcggccggaaGGGCACGCTGCCAACTAAGAAGGAGGCCAGGGAGGCGATGCCGACGGTGGAGGTGACCGCCGGCCACTCTGCATCCGCCTTCGCAACTGCCTCAACCGTCTGTCGTGAGGACTACGCCGCTGGCGAGCACGCCACGGGGACGCCCTACAGGCACAGGTTCCACGCAAGTGCATTGTGCCATGGCTGA
- the LOC127767451 gene encoding serine/arginine-rich splicing factor RS2Z32-like, whose product MPHYDDHYGSTRLYVGRLSSRTRSRDLEYLFGRYGRIREVELKRDYAFIEFSDPRDADEARYNLDGRDVDGSRILVEFAKGVPRGAAGGSREYMGRGPPPGTGRCFNCGIDGHWARDCKAGDWKNKCYRCGERGHIERNCQNSPRNLRRERSYSRSPSPRRGRGHGRSRSYSRSRSRSYSRSRSRSLSGSPRGRRDRDDRRSRSLSYSRSPRRSISRAANGKERSPSPNGRRSPRSPQDRVSPPPKDNDERNGDSPRGRENSRSPSDGYRSPVAANGRSPSPRNNGSPSPMDNNSRSPRDNGSPSPRDGNGDGGSRGGSRSPRASESPEA is encoded by the exons ATGCCTCACTATGATGATCATTATGGAAGCACACGCTTGTATGTTGGTAGACTGTCTTCGCGCACTCGTTCTCGTGACCTAGAATATCTTTTCGGCAGATATGGAAG AATACGTGAAGTGGAGTTGAAGCGCGACTACGCGTTTATT GAATTCAGTGATCCCCGTGATGCTGATGAAGCGCGGTATAACCTAGATGGCAGGGATGTTGATGGAAGCCGCATTCTTGTTGAGTTTGCTAAAGGA GTTCCACGTGGTGCTGCTGGTGGTTCACGTGAATATATGGGGAGAGGACCTCCTCCAGGAACAGGTCGCTGTTTTAACTGTGGGATTGATGGTCACTGGGCAAGAGACTGCAAGGCTGGTGACTGGAAGAACAAATGTTACCGTTGTGGAGAAAGAGGTCACATAGAAAGAAACTGCCAAAACAGTCCAAGAAATCTCAG GCGAGAGAGAAGTTATTCGCGCTCCCCATCGCCACGCCGTGGACGTGGTCATGGTCGTAGTCGTAGCTATagccggagccggagcaggAGTTACAG CCGATCTAGGTCCAGATCCCTATCTGGATCTCCCAGGGGACGCAGAGATCGTGATGATAGGAGATCAAGGAGTCTTAGCTACAGCAGAAGTCCCAGGCGATCCATCTCCCGAGCAGCAAATGGAAAGGAGCGCAGCCCCAGCCCGAATGGTAGGCGGAGTCCAAGGAGTCCACAGGATCGGGTAAGCCCACCACCCAAGGATAATGATGAGCGCAATGGTGACAGCCCCCGGGGCAGGGAGAACAGCAGGAGCCCATCTGACGGCTATCGTAGCCCTGTGGCTGCCAATGGGCGCAGCCCAAGCCCAAGGAACAATGGAAGCCCTAGTCCAATGGACAACAATAGCCGAAGCCCAAGGGACAACGGCAGCCCGAGCCCTAGGGATGGAAATGGTGATGGTGGTAGCCGTGGCGGCTCACGCTCGCCCAGAGCAAGCGAGTCCCCTGAAGCTTGA
- the LOC127767449 gene encoding mitogen-activated protein kinase 5 isoform X2, protein MDGAPVAEFRPTMTHGGRYLLYDIFGNKFEVTNKYQPPIMPIGRGAYGIVCSVMNFETREMVAIKKIANAFNNDMDAKRTLREIKLLRHLDHENIIGIRDVIPPPIPQAFNDVYIATELMDTDLHHIIRSNQELSEEHCQYFLYQILRGLKYIHSANVIHRDLKPSNLLLNANCDLKICDFGLARPSSESDMMTEYVVTRWYRAPELLLNSTDYSAAIDVWSVGCIFMELINRQPLFPGRDHMHQMRLITEVIGTPTDDELGFIRNEDARKYMRHLPQYPRRTFASMFPRVQPAALDLIERMLTFNPLQRITVEEALDHPYLERLHDIADEPICLEPFSFDFEQKALNEDQMKQLIFNEAIEMNPNFRY, encoded by the exons ATGGACGGGGCGCCGGTGGCGGAGTTCAGGCCGACGATGACGCACGGCGGCCGGTACCTGCTCTACGACATCTTCGGGAACAAGTTCGAGGTGACGAACAAGTACCAGCCGCCCATCATGCCCATTGGCCGCGGCGCCTACGGGATCGTCTG CTCCGTGATGAACTTTGAGACGAGGGAGATGGTGGCGATAAAGAAGATCGCCAACGCGTTCAACAACGACATGGACGCCAAGCGCACGCTCCGGGAGATCAAGCTCCTCAGGCACCTCGACCACGAGAAC ATCATAGGCATCAGGGATGTGATCCCGCCGCCGATCCCTCAGGCGTTCAACGACGTCTACATCGCCACGGAGCTCATGGACACCGACCTCCATCACATCATCCGCTCCAACCAAGAACTGTCAGAAGAGCACTGCCAG TATTTCCTGTACCAGATCCTGCGGGGGCTCAAGTACATCCACTCAGCGAACGTGATCCACCGCGACCTGAAGCCGAGCAACCTGCTGCTGAACGCCAACTGCGACCTCAAGATCTGCGACTTCGGGCTGGCGCGGCCGTCGTCGGAGAGCGACATGATGACGGAGTACGTGGTCACCCGGTGGTACCGCGCGCCGGAGCTGCTGCTCAACTCCACCGACTACTCCGCCGCCATCGACGTCTGGTCCGTCGGCTGCATCTTCATGGAGCTCATCAACCGCCAGCCGCTCTTCCCCGGCAGGGACCACATGCACCAGATGCGCCTCATCACCGAG GTGATCGGGACGCCGACGGACGACGAGCTGGGGTTCATACGGAACGAGGACGCGAGGAAGTACATGAGGCACCTGCCGCAGTACCCGCGCCGGACGTTCGCGAGCATGTTCCCGCGGGTGCAGCCCGCCGCGCTCGACCTCATCGAGAGGATGCTCACCTTCAACCCGCTGCAGAGAATCACAG TTGAGGAGGCGCTCGATCATCCTTACCTAGAGAGATTGCACGACATCGCCGATGAGCCCATCTGCCTGGAGCCCTTCTCCTTCGACTTCGAGCAGAAGGCTCTAAACGAGGACCAAATGAAGCAGCTGATCTTCAACGAAGCGATCGAGATGAACCCAAACTTCCGGTATTAG